Genomic window (Musa acuminata AAA Group cultivar baxijiao chromosome BXJ1-9, Cavendish_Baxijiao_AAA, whole genome shotgun sequence):
CATTTGAATCCAGAAAGTAGACCAATGCTAAAATCCCTCTTCAAGGTATTATGATAATTTTACTGATCTTTCTCAAGACACTTCTATCTGTTATTTCTATTGTGAAATTGTCAGATGTCtttccattttcttttttcttattttgctCCCTTTGTGTGACAGTAGGAAGTACAACTTTAACTTCTTTTTCAGTTAAAGTTTTTTTAGCAAAAAATAAAACTTTTAACCCCTTCTGCAGGAATTGGTATTTACCAGTTACCATAGTATGCACTACTTTCGTCTAACTGGCTTATTTTTGCATTTAATATAAACATTTGATGGTAAGTATGGAAACGCTTTTTGCCTCAGCAGGATATGTTGAAGTAATTGACATGATTTGATTTCCATGTGCTTATCGGGTTACAAGCCTTCCGATAAAAACTATTCTGGATTCTTCAAAATTCTACACCAAGTCTCCTATAGGCAAAGAAAACTCCGTTTTTTTACTAAaccatttttatggtatcatcagGCAGGGAATGTGCTTATTACTTGTGGGATGGTTTTATTTTCTCCCTTGTAACTTTAAAATTTATTCTTGTACACATCTCCTACAAAGCATATGATATTGTTCAAATATACTTATCAAATAGTTAAAAAGTTATTGAATATGAGCATCTTGCACAGGGAACACGTTCAGCCCTCTATGCAAATGATCGTGAGTCCATTACAGTAACTGTGCAAGAAGTAACTCCTAGATCTGTGGGAGCACTAGTTGCACTTTACGAGCGAGCTGTTGGAATATATGCATGTCTGATCAATATCAATGCATACCATCAACCTGGTATGTGCAACATTATATCCTAAAATTAGTTAAAATGTTTTATTTTTTCCTTCAAAAGTTGCATTAGTTGTTCATTTTTCTTATGTTTAAAGGCGTGGAAGCTGGAAAGAAAGCAGCAGGGGACGTATTAGCACTACAAAAGAGGGTTCTTTCCATTTTAAATGAAGCAAGGTGTGTGACCTCTCGTTGGGTGTTAACATCTGCTCTAACTTTTTATCAGGAAATCTTTGAAATCCATACATGGCAAGTGATTGTCTTTATCAGAATCGACTAAGACCATTGCAACTCTTAGAAACTTGAAAAAGAATATGAATATACTATTTTGGCTGTTTTTTCTAGTATAGCAAATTTTAAACACTGCAAGCAGGGATCTCGAGTAGTCGTGATTAGCAGGTCACTATCTTGATCGTGGacttaaaatttgctagaatgcaGTTTTCCAGTTTTGTTTTGTAATGTACGTAGGAATATCACTGTCTTTGTTTTTTTAAGGAACATCACTATGTCAGCTATCTCAGAAGCTTTGACTTCTGACTGATAGTGTTTCTCTTAGCTGAAATTTGAATAAAGTTATTGGGATTTGGTGGATGTCAAAATGTACATAGACTAGACTTTATATGCAGGGAGGCTATTTCAATGACTTTTAAGTCTGGAGTCTGGACGGTTGGTTGCAGTAAAGCATCCTACCTGACCACTGAGGCTCACTCTCGAAATTGATAGTTTCCCTTGTTAATTTGATGCACATCTGCTTATCCAAATTCGTAATTCTCACTTTGTCAGAACAGAGAGTAACTAACAAAGTTTGCTTACTATCATTTCTTTTTGGTGTCTTGCAAATATTATTGCTTTACTGTTGTTCTTTCCTTTAACACGAACCTTGTCTCTGTCAGCTGCAAAGAGCCTGTTGAGCCTTTGACACTTGACGAAATTGCAGAACGATGCCATGCTCCAGAACAGGTACCAGTGCTTGATTGTCCGTCATTCAATAATTACTTGGCTACTTTATAATACTGGCCATATTCATAGAGGAAAATGCAACACATACTAATCTATGAAACCGAAAGCTTTCAGAATAATACAaagtctattttttttttaaataatgggTAACAAACATCAACTAGAATCTGGCACCACCATTAAGGAAATGTACAATCCCTCCTCATGACATATTTCatcttgaattttattttttacacCCTCCAAAGCTTCTTGGTCACCAATATGTTATGTAATTTTACAAGCGAGGAGCTTCATATATTTAGAGCAAGATCTTGGTTTGTGATACAAAGCAAAGTTGTAGTTAGCCAGATATAAATATGTGTTGGTATCTTGATCCTTGATTTTAAAGATTTCAGTTGTGCTTGAAGTATCCACCTATTAGAATGTTTTTCCACATAATCCTGGGTGATACGATCCTAAATAGTTCAGAAAGATCCGTTCCTTTTCATTTGAACATTAACTCGAAAGTTTTGTATATACTAGACACATTGCAGTTTATTGCTTTTCATCATTCTTTTCTTCTACAAACACCTGAAACTCTTTTTCTTCTCTCCTTACCATCTGAGCAGATTGAAATGATATACAAGATCATTGCACACGTGGCCGCAAATGATAGAGCACTGATAGCCGAAGGCAACTGCGGGTCACCTCGAAGTATCAAAGTTTTCCTTGGAGAGTGCAATGTGGATGAATTGTACGATTAAGTTATTTTTCGCACAACAGTTGAGTAAAAAAGAAATGCTCAATGGAGCAAAGATACGACAATAATCTTGGGGAGCATCACTGATGAAATTGAATTACTGAGGACTATTGCAGGCTGCTCTCGGTTCTAGACCCTACGGTGAGTGTAAAACCCCGCTTCGTCAACTAGGAAACATCACCTTTCTTCCATCAGGATAATTCATGTTTCATGTAATCATATTGCTTGTTCCAATATTGTTCAAATCTTCGACTAGTTTGATTCACTAATTCTCTcatttttattgtttttgctcTGTCCATATAATTCTCTCTCACTACATTATAAAATAGTCATTTTTATAATATcattcatatattatatatatatatatatatttatttatttatttaaaaataattaaacctACAATTCGTCCAAACAATTAACCCATGCCCGATCCTTCAATCAATTATAGTGATGATGGTTTGAGCAAAATCATATTTCAACgtttaatgataatttttattgatgattatagtaaattTTCTACAAATTAATAGAGAGAACCTTTTGGGCTCCTTTTCTATCAAAATTGAAAAGAAGAAGGcgttataaattataataacagtATTTATAACTCCACTACACACCACAGATAAAATCAATGTAACGGCCGTTATTTATCGCTTCCGCCCACCACCAAATTCTTTCTAAAGTCGGATCCTCCGATGGCGGTGAGAATATCACCGCTCCGCCTCCGTTTCCCTTCATTTCTCGTAACTGCGTCGGGATCGCAGGAAGCTGGAACGCCGTGCTGCGGCAGTGGcggcggtggtggaggaggagggcttACTGCCCGCGCGATGTCTTCTGCGCCGTCTCCGTACACCACTCTAAAGGAGCGCGTGAGCTGCGAGCGCGAGATCAAGAAGAGCAAGTTCCTCGCCGTAGCCGCACCCATCTCCGACGAGCGCTCCGCCCATTCCTTCCTCTCCGAGGTTCTCTCTTCTGCGCTCCCTTCTTCTAGGTTCGATTCTACTTATCGAAGTCCGACACATGCGGAGCGATTAGGGTTTGATTATTCTTCCGTCAATTACCTGCAACGGAAAATGATCAGTTCGAGTCGTATTCATTGAGTTTTCTTTTGATCTGCcgagaaaaaaaatcaatttttttatgtgCTATCGTCTAATCGTAATATATTGTTGTTTtgtttagaaaaaatatatattgttgTTTTTAACAATCGTACTTTGCAGAGTTGTGATTACTGGGAAAGGTTTGATATTAAATGTAAATGgagaaattatttaattaaacgTACAAGTCTTGTTGTTTCGCGTCCTAAATGCTTCAAATGGCCAAAATGCTTTGATATTTATCGACCACGGTGTTGTTTCAGTAGGACCAGGAGTTATCCTTCTCACTGTTAGATTTTGTTTTGTGATGCTTATACCTGCGCTGCCATTTTTATTGTCCACATTCAACAAGTTTTTGATTGCTGTATGCACATTTTTTAATCGGTCATTTGTTATCATTGTGAATTTAGGTCCGAGATCCGCGTGCCACACATAATTGCTGGGCCTACAAGGTGACTGTCGTTCACTCCCTTTTGTTGCCAGTGAAGCTTTTATTCATGATGAATTCCTTATGCTTGTAACTGGACATGTTCTgcagcttggagaccagtatcggAGCAATGACGATGGCGAACCATCTGGAACAGCTGGAAAACCAATGTATTCTGCCATTGTTTCTTCGGGACTAGATATGGTGATGGTGGTTGTTATCAGGTATTCCTTTTGTGTAAAGAGTCAATTTGTTTCCTATTGACTTTTGCATCCAACATGATGAGCAGGCTGAATCGACTGATAGTGCAGACTACTGAAAATTCATTTGTACTTGCATGTATGATTTGTTGTTAAATTTAAGTTACCTATCTTATTTGAATTCTGATGTGGAAATTCCTATCCTATGAGTTCTATCAAGCATATGACTCTGATGTTCTTGTAAAAACATCTCATGATCACATTCCATTTTATCCATGCTTATATTATCTACTCGTGATCATAAAAAATATGTCTTTGCATGATTAGCTTGAACATTTATTTCTAGGTATTTTGGAGGTATAAAACTAGGAACTGGAGGATTGGTCAGGGCTTATGGAGGAGTTGCTTCAGAGTGTCTCAAAGGTGGTACAACATGCCTCGTGAAACCAAAAGTAATGTTCTATTACCtaaactctcttttttttttgcttttgcttTAATTGGATTATTTTTTGACTGGACAAAGTCTTTTGTTCTGATTATAACCCATGCCAATTTATTTATCTGTCTTAATTTCAGGCCCCGATAGGTATTGAGGTTCCATTTGAGTTGTTGGGGACAGTGTACCATCAGGTTTTTATCTACctgattttttgaattttctatttAGATTCCCCTTGTTATGGAATAAAATAGCATGCTATAGTGATATCATTAGGCAAAACAATCCAGATTGTCAAATAGAATGCAACATATTGAGATTAATTAGCTTATTTACCTGTTATTAGTGTCTTGTGACTGCATTTTCCATGATTGCGTGTATGCAATTTTGTTTCAGGTTATTTTTTATGTATGCAAGTATCCAAACTAAGGGAGGCATTGGTAAAATGGGTTTACTTGTCTGTCAGATACGTGAAAAAGGTCATGCTTGTAGTTACTAGTGATGTGTTTTCTCCCTCCCTCCCCAAGAGTTTGTCACATCCTAGAGCTACGTGTCTGCAAGTTAGTGTGACAACTAAATGGGTACTCCCCACTTTGACTGTTAAACTGAGCTGGATATGTTTTACTATGCTAATTTGATTGATTTATGCACCAACTCAAAATGCCTTATGGTCTTGTTTAAAAACTACCTACATGATCAGATTCCACTCTGTAACAAAGTAATTCTGTAGCAACCACCACAGTTATATGAATTGAAGACCCAAGAGGATAACAGCATCCTGTTTGGTCCTGTTGCACTGTCTAAGTAAATCTgtgaaaataaaagaaatcagAATTTGAAGATGATGCTTGATATATGAATTAAGATCACATAAGGTAATATTGGAATCAAAttaattaaggctttgtattttgCTTTATCTGTATGGCCTATAAGTATATTTTATAACTAACATTTTAGGTACAAAATTAGCCATAGTTTGAATATGGCAATTAGATTTTGGGATACATGAATATACCTTTTGCTGAAATTGTGTGAGCATAGTCTGACAACCTAATTGGCTGACTTGGGATAAGTTGCTGGGTTGTGTTGAGAATTGCTTCCTTTGAAAATCGCTGTATGACTAACATCTTTTGATAATCAACTCCCAACTCATATGCAAGTAATGTTGATTGATGATCTGTCATTCTCCCCCCAAAAAAATTATCAcgaaaatttagtaaatgatgGGCATGAAGAACATTCAAAACACGCACAGCAAATTAATCAATTTATATCAGGAAACTATGTTTGAATATATTTGCTGCAAAATATATCTCCAAAAAATTATATAAGCAGAGAAAATTTTTTGGGAGTCATTTGACCTTTTTTATGTTTAATTAGTCAAAGGGATGCAATTACTTAACAAGTCCATGAAATAGAAGCATTTATCCATTTACTTCATCGGGGGTAATTACAGATTACCCCCTATAGTTACCTAGGATTAGTATTCCGCTCTCTGTACTTTAAAAGTAGCATTTGGATCTCTAcacttacgaaagtaaaacatttaacccCAATTATCCTCACGTTATCAATATCGACAGGAATAAAAAGGGTAAAAAAGTAACTTCATAGACGGTAGATCATCGGCGGCGTTAGGGGATCGCAAGGTTTACGGTGCCCGGATCTCGTTTGGAACACCACCATTGGTCTATCGTCTGCAGGGGAGGAAAGCAAAAGtttctataaaattattttttacccTTTCTATTCACGACGAAATTGACGACGTAAGGAGAATTgtggttaaatgtttcacttacgTAAGTGTAGGGTTCCTAATGCTACTTTTTAAAGTATGGGGACCGAGATGTTAATCCTAAGTAACTACGGGGGGTAATCTGTAATTACCCCACTTCATCGTAGTACTCTCTTAATGTGTTAATTAAATCTGAGTAAATATTGAGGTTGCTCAACTTGTTATTTCTATTACCTCGTAAGCATGGCATTGTACTTCCTGCAGATTCAGACTAAGCTTGCTTAACAAATTATAACCAAGCCATACTGGTGTTGGTCATCCTatggactaggttcattaatgaaAGATGTAGCCGTAATGATTGTCTCTTATCTAGGCAACGTGGATTTAGAACCGGATAACTTGTAGATATTTGCATACAGTCCTGCATACAAATGTTTGCTCTTAGAAACTTATGTTTCTTGTCACCAGTTCATATTTCATGATAGATGGAGAAAAATTCTGCATTTTAGTTATGTTCATGGAATACATGGAGCTCTGCCTTCATAACTGTTAATAACCTTATTTTTTGTAAGATACTGCTGTGACTGACCTTAACTGAAGTGTTCATGGACTTGGATTATTTTCCCTTTGGGAGGATTGAAGCTTCAGACCTTCCAATTAGTTTTAAAACATGGGTTTCCAAGTCAACTATTAGCACTGTTGAACATGACCAAGAATATTAAAAAACGTTAATATTCATGCAATTTGAAGATTTCTAAACTGAATGCCAAACATACATGAAAATCATCAGTTTTAGTAGCATAGGGTCATACACAATGTCTTGACATAATTAACAAATTATGACCATTAATATAGAATGAATATCAGCGTGCATCTATGATCATTTTGACCAATAATAATGGTTTGGATTCTTGAAATAGCCTAGAAAATATTTTAGTTTCGGTTGTTTCTTGCACCATTTGCTTTTATTGATTTAATAAACATGCAAATGGTTGTGAAATAGCAAAATGTTTGATTTCTAGGACTTCTTTGTAAATGCTGTACTTGAGA
Coding sequences:
- the LOC135593135 gene encoding uncharacterized protein LOC135593135 isoform X2; its protein translation is MAVRISPLRLRFPSFLVTASGSQEAGTPCCGSGGGGGGGGLTARAMSSAPSPYTTLKERVSCEREIKKSKFLAVAAPISDERSAHSFLSEVRDPRATHNCWAYKLGDQYRSNDDGEPSGTAGKPMYSAIVSSGLDMVMVVVIRYFGGIKLGTGGLVRAYGGVASECLKGGTTCLVKPKAPIGIEVPFELLGTVYHQVIFYVCKYPN
- the LOC135593135 gene encoding uncharacterized protein LOC135593135 isoform X1 translates to MAVRISPLRLRFPSFLVTASGSQEAGTPCCGSGGGGGGGGLTARAMSSAPSPYTTLKERVSCEREIKKSKFLAVAAPISDERSAHSFLSEVRDPRATHNCWAYKLGDQYRSNDDGEPSGTAGKPMYSAIVSSGLDMVMVVVIRYFGGIKLGTGGLVRAYGGVASECLKGGTTCLVKPKAPIGIEVPFELLGTVYHQLQHFQAEDIKEDYDTGKDGVTMVTFRVEYDKMESLEDAINSACSRKIEFYKR
- the LOC135593135 gene encoding uncharacterized protein LOC135593135 isoform X3 is translated as MAVRISPLRLRFPSFLVTASGSQEAGTPCCGSGGGGGGGGLTARAMSSAPSPYTTLKERVSCEREIKKSKFLAVAAPISDERSAHSFLSEVRDPRATHNCWAYKLGDQYRSNDDGEPSGTAGKPMYSAIVSSGLDMVMVVVIRYFGGIKLGTGGLVRAYGGVASECLKGGTTCLVKPKAPIGIEVPFELLGTVYHQGED